AAAAACGTCTAAGGGCccagcttggtggctcacacctgtaatcctagcactctgggaggccaaggcgggaagattgcttgagctcagcagttccagaccagcctgagcaagagccaactgccgtctatactataaatagaatgaaattagccaaacaacataaaatagaaaaaattaccccaGCACAaatgtgtgtgcctgtagtcccagctactccggagcctgaggcaggaggattgctggagcccaggagtttgaggttgctgtgagctatgctgacgccacagcactctaagccagggcaaaagaatgagacactgtctataaaaaaaaaaaaagaaagaaagaaagaaaaatgtcttcaaacTTCCACAGGAAAAATTACATGAATGTAGAATTCAATACCCAGCCAAACTATTAGTCATGTGTGGATCACGACATTTTCAAACATTGTGGGTCTCACCAACACTCCTCAGACGGGCAGTGAGGTCTGAAAATGGCACGTCTCCAACAAGTAACCATCCACTGGAgccacaagaaaaggaaaaaatcttcaaACTCCCCTTGCAGGACTCCAGAAAGTAACCAAATCTCAACGCACATGAGTGCTTATCCAAGAAACATGGCTGTGTCTCAGAAAGAACAGCAGCCTCTGGGGTATTTTCACTTGGTCTTTTCATGTCTCCCAGTGTGCAAGTGAGAGATGGCCATGAGAAAGGACAGCCCGCTTCCAGGTGATGCCTGGCAGCAGGCAGAGGGAGCCCCTGGGGCGGGAGCATTTTCAAAGCCTCATTGCCAAGAATTGTCCCTGTTTCACCTGTGTGCAAGTTCCCAGGAGGATGCCACTTGCAGGGATGTCTGTATTTGTCCTGAGCACGTTCCTCAAGAGAGTTCAGTGACAGTAAATCAGGGccataggccgggcgaggtggctcacgcctgtaatcctagcattctgggaggccgaggcagttggactgctcaaggtcaggagttcaaaatgagcctgagagagaccccgtctctactaaaaatagaaagaaattaattaaccaactaaaaatacatagaaaaaaattgcctgggcatggtggtgcatgcctgaggtcccagctactcgggaggttgaggcaggaggatcgcttgagcccagaagattgaggttgctgtgagccaggctgatgccacagcactcactctagtctgggcaacaaagcaagactgtgtctaaaaaaaaaaaaaaaaaaaaaacctcagggCCATGGATGAAACCTGGAGCCACCTGAGGCAATGGATACCAGTTGGGGCAAACAGTACACAAACCCAAAGCCCTGAAAGAAGAAACTGGGGCATGAGGTGTCCATAGGCGCTTTGAGAAGCTCTGTCCCCTTCCTGGGACCGTAGGAGGCCACATACCTTCGGAAGGTGGCATGCAGCTGTGCGCATGATCAGGAAGACCCGGGCGCTGAAGCACTCACCTCTGGCTGAGCCTGAGCGCCTGCGCCAACAGGAGGTAAAGGCGAAGGGAACATTGTGAACGGCCTGGCTGGGGGCTGCCAGCGTGACCCCACAGACACAGCCCCGCGGCCAAGATGGGAGGTTTAGGGTTCAGCCATCCAAGGAAATCTCGGACAGGGCATTGCTGACCACTGAGTACACACTTCAGTGGCCACAGCTAACAAGGAATGCAGGCGTTACCGAATTATTCAGAAAAGTCACCAAGCAATGACACGACTACCATTCAACAACCACCCTGGTCAGGGAAGAGAGTCTGACTGCAGAGGTTCCACATTCGAGTATTTGGAATGTCTACTTGTTAACAAAATGTTTCGAGCTTTGCAAAGGAACAAGAAAGTTTGGCCCATACACAAGGGAAAAACTAATCAGTGGAAACCATCCCTAATGGCGAAATTACTAGACAAGACGTTAAATCAGCTCATTTAAATCTGTTCAcagaggccaggcacaggggtcatgtgtgtaatcctagcaccctgggaggccgaggagggaggatcacttcgggtcaggagttgagaccagcctcagcaagagggagaccccactacacccaaaagagaaaaattagcccggttttctggcacacacctgtagtcccagctacttgggaggctgaggcaggaggattgcttgggcctaggagcttgaggttgctatgGTGAtatcagggcaacagagcaagactccctcaagaaaaaagaagaagaaagaatgagtgaaCGTGGAGATGGGTCAACTTAGAATGTCCCCTTTGAGGAACggacagaagaatgaaacacCACAGTCAGAGCGTGGTGAGACACCATCAAACATTACAAGAACACACATGATGTGAGTGCCAGCAAAGACGACACATGTGAAGCACTAGAaggaaaatttgaagaaataatggctgaaaagtTGCCCAAAATGAGGAAAAACATTAATGTACACATCCAAGAAGGCAGGGCGTGTTGGCTCaggcctataaccctagcactctaggaggctgaggtggacagatagtttgagctcagaagttccagatcagcctgagcgagagccaaactccatctctactaaaagaaaaatagaaagaaattaactggacaagttaatatatatatatattacacaggtttggtggcgcatgcctctcagttattcaggaggctgaggcaggaggattgcttgagcccaggagcctgaggttgctgtgacctaggctgatgccacggcactctagcctgggcaacagagtgagactctatctcaataaaaaaaaattatataaatccaAGAAGGTCAAAGTCCAAGGAGGGTAAAGTCAAAGCAGTCTACACCTACCCACGCCATAAACTGTCAAAGGACAGAGAAGTCTGAAAGCAGCAGTGCCTCACAGGCAAACGTCGTCAATAACATGAACATCACATTGGTAATcaaaaccatggaggccagaaagcAGTGGAGGACAATATCCACAGGAAGTAACTGGGATCCAGTAACTGTAGGATCCTGTGTAATCCCGGCTCTGGCTCCGCCAGTTGGCCTGTCAGGGTGACTGGGGAGCTCTGCGGACAACCATGTTGCCTCCCGATGGCCAGATTCAGACTTGGCCCAGCCAGGCCAGAGCACAGGGTTCTGGGCCCCAGCATAGCCGGATGACAGCGCTGAGACTCCCTGACAACAACCTCCAGATGGCAGAGTTCCCCCCAAGAAAACTGAGAGGCGGGACACTGTGTGCTGGGgctgcacgtgtgtgtgtgtgtgtgtgtgtgtgtgtgtgtgtgtgtgtgtgtgtgtgtgaatacatGTGCCTTGAATCTGAGTTGGTGCTCATGTATTGTCTGAGTGTGCATGGTTTTGAGAGCGtaaatgtgtgtgcctgtgtgtgagcACGTGGGTAAGTATCTGGACGAGTAACAGGGTGTGTGATCCGGGTgtctgtgcgtgtgcgtgtgcagcATGGAGTAAAGGCACTCGCCCCTTGGTCCCTCTGAACATCACACCTCTCTAAGCCCAAGGTAGGTGCAGATGACAGGCAAGGGGGTGGAGGCCTCTCAGAAACAGGCAGGTGAGGTGGGCTAAGGACAAGGACAGGTTGTGGGGGGAGCTCATGAGCACACGATGGGGAGAGGTGGGTGGCAAGGTCCAGTCAGACCAGGGCTCTCCCAGGAGCCTGTGCAGAGCTGGGGAgttggaggtggggaaggggggctgctcctcctgcccgacctgctccagcccctgcccttggGTAAGCACCTGGGGACGGGAGCAGCGACAGGACCTCTGGATCCATCCTCGCAgctaccctgccctgccctggccctgaaCCCTGTGCCAGCACAATCAACACAACGAGTTGGCTCACAGCACAGGGCAAAGTCCAGCGTCACCTGCCTTCATAAGGAAACAGCACAGACTGCTTGGGCACTCAGGGTGTGCCAGGAGGCTCCTGCCTGGGCCTAGGAGCGTGGACTGCTGGAGTGACAGGAGTTACTGGAGGAGTCCAGTGGACAGGCAGCCATGGGGCTGCTGACGGGGGACCTGCTGACACCCTTGGCTTTGGCCGTGGTCATCTTCCTACTCTTGGTGGACCTCATGCACCGGCGCCCACGCTGGGCTGCACGCTACCCGCCAGGCCCCATGTCACTGCCGGGGCTGGGCAACGCGCTGCAGGTGGACTTCCAGGACATATCCCATTCCTTTGGCAAGGTGAGGGAGTTGGTGTTGGAACACAGCAGGGCCCTGGTCATCCCCCAGCAGGAGACATGCTTGGTGGGTAAAACACAGTCTGGATTAGGAGCTGGGCCCAGAAGAGGAAGCAGGTGTGAGGGGCTTTCTGTGGAGGGCATTTGTGCAGGACCTGAGGGACAGTCtggaatttccaaaagaaaaggtCTGGGagagcaaaggcctggaggtgagGCAGGACTGGGCAATAGATTTTTAAGCCCGTTGGACAGCACAGAATCTGTGGAAGCCCCAAGTCCCTTCTGATGAAACAGAGGGAACGTTCTGGGGAATGGGAAGGTCAGTGTCCTAAGCACCATGTAAATAGAAAACTGGGGTGCAGAGGTGCAGGGACCCAattcaaatgttttattgtttttggtcCGTGGGCCTCAAGCTCACCTCCTTAacccttagtttcctcatctgtaaaatgggatgataatgGGCTACTGTCAATTTTGGTCATTCTTGCTAGATCATAGATACCTGGGTTGTTGGATGCAAACTGAGCTCCTCAAATGTAGAGACTGGTACCCCCAGGATCTGGAGTGCACATTTTGTCCTTGAATTGGTGGGCTACCACAGGCCCCAGGTTCTCACAAGGCGTTATGGTGAGCCCCGAACCAGCAGCCAGGGACCCTGGCTTCATGGACGCCCCACCCTCGTCCTACAGCTGCGGCGCCGCTTCGGGGACGTGTACAGCCTGCAGCTGGCCTCGGAACCGGCGGTCGTGCTCAACGGGCTGGAGGCCGTGCGCGAGGCGCTGGTGAAGCACAACGAGGACACTGCCGACCGGCCGCCTTCGTCTGTCTCTCAGCACCTGGGCCACAGGCCACACGCGGAAGGCAAGTGAGCACAGCCACTGCGCTGCGAGAACGGGGCAAACGAGCACTTCCCAGATACCGATCTGGGCGAGTGGGGACCAGACCGTGGACTAGGCACGGAGAGAAGGCCAGTGGGTGGTTGGAGAGAGCAGGGCAGGGAACAGCCTGCTTGGGGGGGAGACCCTGGGGGGGGTGGGCCAGAGGGGCGACTCACAGCGGCCACGCGGGGGCGTCGCACTCGGTGTGGGCGGGCGGGGCAGGCAGCGTCCTCCCTGGAAGGAACCGTGGTCATGGCGCGCAGGGCACAGCTGGGCCCCAGGCCTCCCCGACCCAGGGAACCCACAGCCGGCGACCAAAGTGGAGAAGCAAGAGCCGGACCCcagagtcagggtcaaggtggGCGGGGCCACAGCCCCTCGGAGCGGAAATGGGAAAGTGGGCGGGGCAAAGTATTCGGGCCacgcccaccctcccctgccccgcccccaggggTGATCATGGCGCGTTACGGGCCCGCGTGGCGCGAGCAGCGGCGCTTCTCCTTGTCCACTCTGCGCTTCTTCGGTCTGGGCAAGAAGTCGCTGGAGCTGTGGGTGATCGAGGAGGCCGCCTGCCTCTGTGCCGCCTTCGCCGAACACGCTGGTAAGAgaccggggcaggggcagggtcgACCCGGGAGGTGGGGCCGGGGCGGGAGAAGAGCAGCCTCCCTGACCCGCATGCCGCCCCAGCACAGCCCTTTAGCCCCAACGCGCTGCTGAACAAAGCGGTGGGCAACGTGATCGCGTCCCTCACCTACGGGCGCCGCTTCGAGTACGACGACCAGCGCTTCCTCAGGCTAATGGAATTATTGAAGGAGCGAAGTCAGCAGCACTCTGGCTACCTGatgcaggtgtgtgtggggggcgaTAGGGGCTGTTGGATTCTGTGCAGAGCTAGCTCCCTGCAGGTGCCCCCACCTGCAGCTGGGCCTCCATGGAGGAGGGTTGCACACAGAGGCCAGGGAAAGGGCATTCCTGGAGAGCCCACTGCaagaggcagagcagggaggaggcaggaaatcTCAGACAAGGCTAATAGGAGAGGTGTACCCAGGGTGGTGGGACACCAGAGAGGACAAAGGAGGCCGGGCTTCCAGGAAATATCGGGAACCAACAAGCCCATGAGATTTCCATCTTAGGGTTGTCCTTGTGTCAGCCCAGGGCCAGGAGACAGTGTGGAGACTCCCATGTGGGGAGGGACCAGGTCAATggtggggacaggcaggtggTGCATCCTTTGGGTTTGGAGACTGGTGCGAGTGAATGCTGAGCACAGGAGGGACCCAGACCCCGTTGTGTGACTGGCACAGGTGGTGATGGCTCTCCCAGTGCTCCTGCGCATCCCATGGCTGGCTGGCAAGGTGATCTCTGCCCAGAAGGCTTTCATGGCCCTGCTGGATGAGTTGGTGACCGAGCACAGGATGACACGGGACCCGGCCCAGCCACCCCGAGACCTGACTGACGCCTTCCTGGCCGAGGTGGAGAAGGTGAGGGCCACTGACAGAGACAAGGACAGAGGCTGCGGCTACTGGGATCCCTGAGGAGTGAGGCGAGGCCAGGCAGGATGGAGCTGGTGCACCACCCTATGAGCAAGGCTGACAGATGCAGCATGAGGGGTCATTTGGGggcttcctcctctgccccctgaCCCCACCCTCTGTGCCCGGTCAGGCCAAGGGGAACCCCGAGAGCAGCTTCAACGATGATAACCTGCGCCTGGTGGTGGCTGACCTGTTCTCCGCTGGGATGGAGACCTCCTCGACCACActggcctgggccctgctgcTCATGATCCTACACCCGGATGTGCAGCGTGAGCCCGGCTGCGGTCTGGTGGGGCGGCCGAGGGAGGAGAGGTACAGGCAGGGGCCCCTGAGCTTCATTCTGACACCCCAGGCCCAAGCACAGCCGGAGCCACGCTCTCTAAGAGTGACCTTCTCCTCAGGtggcccagcccccagcacaggaCTCAGGAGAGGGTCAGGGTCCAGCTGCCGAGTTTTGACCCTTGTGGGACACTTGTCTGTCCAGGCCGTGTCCAACAGGAGATTGACGAAGTGATAGGGCAGGTGCGGAGACCAGAAATGGGTGACCAGGCCCACATGCCCTACACGACTGCTGTGATTCACGAGGTGCAGCGCTTCGCGGACATCGTCCCCCTGGGTGTGCCCCACATGACAACCCGTGACATCGAAGTGAAGGGCTTCCTCATCCCCAAGGTAAGACTGcggctggggccaggctgggtaCACAAGTCACCGTGTCGTAACTTCCACGGGGAGAGCCTGCCCAGCCTGGGTGTGGGCTGCAGAGCAGGGGCAAGGTGGGCCTATCTGCTCGGATCCCCAGTCAACTGGGGAAGACAAAGCAGAACTTGCCCCAGAGGATCTGTCTCTgcaggggtgggtggtggggagggcgCTCATGGGATGCGTGACTCAGCCCTGCCTCCGGGTCAGAGAGTTAGGAAAAGCTCCAGAGGCCCAGGGTTCCTTGATAGTGCTGGGATGAGTGCCAGGCAGAGCATGTGCCCCATTGCTTTGGTGGCAGGAGTCTGGGCGTACTATGCTCCTAGTCCCCACTCAGGCCAGGCATCTCTTTCCCAGGGGACAACACTCCTCACCAACCTGTCATCGGTGCTGAAGGACGAGGCGGTCTGGGAGAAGCCCTTCCGCTTCCACCCCGAACACTTCTTGGACTCTCAGGGTCGCTTTGTGAAGCCCGAGGCCTTCATGCCCTTCTCAGCAGGTGCCTGTgggctgccccaccccctgccctcttCCATGGAGTCTTGGGAGGGTAGAGCCCAGGACCCAGGGACACTGATCCCCCCTTGCCCACCCACAGGCCGCCGCGCGTGCCTCGGGGAGCCCCTGGCCCGCATGgagctcttcctcttcttcacctGCCTCCTGCAGCGCTTCAGCTTCTCCGTGCCTCCAGGGCACCCCCGGCCCAGCGACCACGGTGTCTGTCACTTCCTGGTTACCCCCTGCCCATACCAGCTTTGTGC
This Microcebus murinus isolate Inina chromosome 10, M.murinus_Inina_mat1.0, whole genome shotgun sequence DNA region includes the following protein-coding sequences:
- the LOC105858588 gene encoding cytochrome P450 2D17-like, translated to MGLLTGDLLTPLALAVVIFLLLVDLMHRRPRWAARYPPGPMSLPGLGNALQVDFQDISHSFGKLRRRFGDVYSLQLASEPAVVLNGLEAVREALVKHNEDTADRPPSSVSQHLGHRPHAEGVIMARYGPAWREQRRFSLSTLRFFGLGKKSLELWVIEEAACLCAAFAEHAAQPFSPNALLNKAVGNVIASLTYGRRFEYDDQRFLRLMELLKERSQQHSGYLMQVVMALPVLLRIPWLAGKVISAQKAFMALLDELVTEHRMTRDPAQPPRDLTDAFLAEVEKAKGNPESSFNDDNLRLVVADLFSAGMETSSTTLAWALLLMILHPDVQRRVQQEIDEVIGQVRRPEMGDQAHMPYTTAVIHEVQRFADIVPLGVPHMTTRDIEVKGFLIPKGTTLLTNLSSVLKDEAVWEKPFRFHPEHFLDSQGRFVKPEAFMPFSAGRRACLGEPLARMELFLFFTCLLQRFSFSVPPGHPRPSDHGVCHFLVTPCPYQLCAVPR